ACCCCAAAAGTTGAATGTAATTGTCTAAGCTGTCTGGGTTAGTCGCAGAATAGAGTGAGGTTTGCAAACCTCCATTTTGGTATATTCGATTTAgataactaaccctaacccttataTTTGGTgtgtagtttttattgttttttactaATATACAATATCAAACCCATTTTTCCTATCCCAAACTGCCTGATTTTGACATCTTTTAATCTCTAATCCCAGTTGATAGATGAGCAGGTCCTGTGTGTCCATGGTGGTCTTTCACCTGACATCAAGACTTTGGACCAGATCCGCACCATCGAACGCAACCAAGAGATTCCACACAAGGGGGCCTTCTGTGATCTTGTGTGGTCTGATCCAGAGGATGTGGACACCTGGGCTATAAGTCCACGAGGTGCAGGCTGGCTGTTTGGCTCCAAGGTTACTAATGAGGTACGCTCTGTTGccaatatttaaaataaatcattggAAAATTAGGGGAAAAACATCCTTTGACCTGTAGCATCAGTTTTATAAAAGTAACGCTGACGTTTTGTTTATAGTTTGTTcacatcaacaacctgaagcTCATCTGCCGTGCACATCAGCTAGTTCATGAAGGCTACAAGTTCATGTTTGACGAGAAGCTGGTGACCGTGTGGTCAGCGCCCAACTACTGCTACCGCTGTGGAAACATCGCATCCATCATGGTCTTCAAGGATGTCAACAGACGAGAGCCCAAGCTGTTCCGCGCCGTCCCTGACTCCGAGCGTGTCATACCTCCCCGAACAACCACCCCCTACTTCCTCTAAAGACAAGAGCCAGTTCTGTCTCCTCCCCGCCCTCTGGAGATCTCAACTCTCAAACGTATTTATATGCAACCTATTTTAAGAAATTCATGGGAGTTACATCCCTTTCAGGTCTACAGTATCTTGAGAAGCAAAAGGTTTCTTCCAAAGCTAGTCTGTTTGCACCACACTCACTTCGTTCGGAAAGAAACATCCCCTTCTATCCCTAATGAGAAACTGATACTTTCAAATGTCCTCATATTTTATTgataagaaaatgtaaaatggctTAATATCGATGTCATGTATCCCACTGAAGCAAATAAGCTGCCAATAATACACATTCAAATAAAGTGATTCACAGacaggtgacaaattaaagggaAAACTTGAATAAATGAGATGAGAAATGTAACAAACGGTGATGCAGTCATGCTGTTGGGGCATTTTGCTGACATGGTTTGGGTCCACTCGTCCCCTCAGAGGGAACGGTCACTGCAAATCGACACAAAGTTGTTCTGTGTGATCACCTTTATGCTGTGGTGAAACATTTCTATcctgatgaatgaaaatgatgtgaatcatatGCCGTGACCTTCACAGTCAACACATCTCAATTGAATTGAACACCTATGGGAGATTTTGGATCGATGTGCTCTCCACCACCTTCATCAAAATGCCAAATGAGGGAATTTCTTTGACACTTGGTGTTGATTTTTCCTTTACCTTGTCACCCGTctgtatatttttctttaaatagttTAATTTCATTAGTTGCCTTTTTTAAGACTACTTTTCTCATTTCTGTTTGAACACCTCAGACCCACTGTATAAACAGCTGCTGAGCCCATCCTCTGCCTTAATTGGGGGTTTTTAATTTTAAGCCTTATTTTTAGACTTTcttattaatttattgtttttaaagtgtCCTGTTCTACAGACAGTTTGTATTTGTATGGCAAATATTCACAAGTGTCTGTCTTAAAATGGCAATTACTTTTGCATTTTCTCATCACTATGTGTATGTGACTACTTTGACAGTGTGAAGAATTGTTGCAGCAACAGTGGCTTTGATAAGCAATATCATTTAAATTCGAATCTCAATTTCCCGTGCAAGTGCATTTTCTTGACTAGCTCAGCTCCATAGTTGTATTtgtagcagaggatggttttaTTTGACGTTCCCCTGTTTTGtaatttcaataaaacattattCATTGAAGTCTTTTGAAGAGTGGTCACTTCCATCACAAACCTATTGTTATAATGTAGTCCTAACCATTGAAAAATGTCAGCAAAGACAAAGGGAACACTGATGTGGCTAGAGTGAACAGGATCCAACCTGCATGGTTCATGGTTTTTAACTGGACCAAATGAAAACAAGCTGATGTGTAAGAATGCTTCAGGTGacagaaaagggaaaaacaggaaaagatgATGACTATCATCATGAGGGAACGGGCTTTACTGTTCCCATTTGAACCCAGTAGGTTTAAAGCATCTGCACGGCGTAGTCTAAACAATTGAATGTGTTCCACTTTGTATTACACTTTAAAAGAGATTTCCATTTAATTTCATGTGAGGCACGTAGACTATTTAGGTCAAGGCATCAATGTCCCTGTTGTatccaatatcaaatatttaaagaatatttCAAGCCTGTGCTCTCAACCCCACCTGACTCTTCTGCACTCAGTTCAATCCGGTGGTGGAAAGTAacgtttactcaagtactgtacaattTTAAAGTACTTGATACTGCTACTCTACTCCTTTTCAGAGGGaattatatttctttttacaacCTAATCAATTTTTCAGATAAAGATTTTACATAGAAACATATGATCATCTCATAGAACCACATGACTGGATAAACACATTGAGATATGTGGCTTCAAAAAGTGCTCCAAGTACTGTACATTGGGTAATAACTatgaatgcattttaaaaaataagaatattaaccaatgtttttttcactgccaTTTCAAAACAGCAAATTAAGAACTTTACATATAACACATATCACAATGACAGGTATGAAcaaaacatattaaataaatcaacataaactattgtaaataacatttaatgttGAAAGTGAGGCCAAGAAGTTTTATGATAGACAATATCAGCATAACAAATGGGTCTAAGTTTTTTCTGTATTAGATGGAAAACACTGGACCAATAAATAATCCCCATAACATtcaatatatattataatattgtCTAATagtcacacatacagtaattttCATGCATTGCTCATAATCTTATTAAgcacttaaagggtaattcaACCaagtttacacattaaagtgtatttacaggtgttggggagtactgctacatatgtgaaaaaagtagtattaagccttttgtggctccagaggaagctgcatgtaatctcataaattgcctccagtgatgtcactcagtggctagttgcattgtgggtaatgtaggtgccaggttttgaaaatcaGTCCATTGGTCTAGCATTGCcatatatttcaaatataacTAGATAATGAATGCAAAGCCCATTCCTTCCAATGAGAATAGGAAgctgaagtcacgccccttctgGTTtgcctcatgggaccttatacCGGAAAAACTTTGGTATCGAATGGAGAGACAATGTTTTTTGATCATGTATGAATTGTGTCATGTATAAcatatatgatgtttgtcaaattaaaagataatttaatttaacatttcaataaagtttcagtttgtcatcaaactaatgaaatatcagactgaAAATACGTCATtttaaagacgacacagccaatAGCCTCGTTGGTGACGTTGTCTCATTGAATGCTCACCAAAAcccgtaacttaaacattgtagagctgctcctgtatattagcagctcacacaactgaccaactctcctttcacataactgcagttgtcaatatgagcagatttattgtgattttcatttttattctgtgccgagttggcggccatgttggtgttggtgacgtgtgttgagcaagacaatgtagttcactgagtgcTTTAACACAAAGCTAGATGCTACTTATCTTTAGTTATGAGAAACTGcaactttattgacttggaaaattatttttcaaattcacaaacatcatatgtgtcaTTCATG
This portion of the Pagrus major chromosome 12, Pma_NU_1.0 genome encodes:
- the LOC141006410 gene encoding serine/threonine-protein phosphatase 6 catalytic subunit-like, with translation MAPLDLDKYVEIARHCKYLPENDLKRLCDYVCDLLLEESNVQPVSTPVTVCGDIHGQFYDLCELFRTGGQVPDTNYIFMGDFVDRGYYSLETFTHLLALKAKWPDRITLLRGNHESRQITQVYGFYDECQTKYGNANAWRYCTKVFDMLTVAALIDEQVLCVHGGLSPDIKTLDQIRTIERNQEIPHKGAFCDLVWSDPEDVDTWAISPRGAGWLFGSKVTNEFVHINNLKLICRAHQLVHEGYKFMFDEKLVTVWSAPNYCYRCGNIASIMVFKDVNRREPKLFRAVPDSERVIPPRTTTPYFL